The Ignatzschineria rhizosphaerae genome contains a region encoding:
- the mltG gene encoding endolytic transglycosylase MltG codes for MRLIGKIIQTFFRYLLSKVSVIIFLILLLGGFFVVSKDVESFLKTPVNLPEKGIVLDITPGMNIDDVVTLLRGKNIIRNALYFKWYARFTGDANKLKVGEYSLQPTLYPEDLLAIITSGRVLQYNFTIIEGWNFSQLRQALEKSPHLNQTLKGLTNDEVMAALNLEGEPFEGYFLPDTYFFPKNYSDADLLKRSHSAMTKVVDDAWSQRKPNLPLKNKHELLTLASIVEKESGVASERPEIAGVFTRRLQKGMRLQTDPTVIYGLGDSYRGKIYQSDLQRDTPYNTYTRNGLPPTPIAMPSREAIFAAIDPKEGKTLYFVAKGDGSGEHVFSVTLDEHNNAVREYRRRERNRQ; via the coding sequence TTGAGACTGATTGGTAAAATTATTCAGACATTTTTTCGCTATCTTCTATCAAAAGTTAGTGTGATTATCTTTTTAATCCTGCTTTTAGGCGGTTTTTTTGTGGTGTCAAAAGATGTGGAAAGCTTCTTGAAAACGCCTGTGAATCTTCCTGAGAAAGGGATTGTTTTAGATATTACGCCGGGGATGAATATTGATGATGTTGTGACCTTGTTACGAGGGAAGAATATTATTCGTAATGCGCTTTATTTTAAGTGGTATGCGCGGTTTACAGGAGATGCAAATAAGTTAAAAGTGGGGGAGTATTCTCTGCAGCCAACGCTCTATCCTGAAGATCTTTTAGCGATCATCACAAGTGGGCGGGTGTTGCAGTATAACTTCACAATTATTGAAGGCTGGAATTTTTCTCAATTAAGGCAAGCACTTGAGAAGTCGCCACATCTTAATCAAACGTTAAAAGGTTTAACCAATGATGAGGTAATGGCAGCGCTTAATTTAGAGGGAGAGCCATTTGAAGGATATTTTTTACCAGATACCTATTTTTTCCCTAAGAATTATTCAGATGCCGATCTTTTAAAGCGTAGTCATAGTGCAATGACAAAAGTGGTAGATGATGCTTGGAGTCAACGTAAGCCTAATTTACCATTAAAAAATAAGCATGAGTTATTAACACTTGCCTCTATTGTTGAAAAAGAGAGTGGTGTTGCAAGTGAGCGCCCAGAGATTGCTGGAGTGTTTACTCGTAGATTACAAAAAGGAATGCGCTTACAAACAGATCCTACCGTTATTTATGGGTTAGGTGATAGTTATCGAGGTAAGATCTATCAGTCAGATCTTCAAAGAGATACACCTTATAATACCTATACTAGAAATGGGCTTCCTCCAACGCCTATCGCAATGCCGAGTCGAGAGGCAATCTTTGCTGCGATTGACCCTAAAGAGGGGAAAACGCTCTATTTTGTGGCAAAAGGAGATGGCTCTGGTGAGCATGTTTTCTCCGTCACTTTAGATGAGCATAATAATGCGGTAAGAGAGTATAGACGCCGTGAACGTAATCGACAATAA
- a CDS encoding M48 family metallopeptidase: MKKMPHYILLLLITAFLTACASSTQSGLTGINRSQLQIVSAEELNTNAKTRYLGLINSAKSEGAIDNNSRTAKRVNTIFKRLVPHTTIFRPDAQLFEWEIHVIKSNELNAFAMPGGKMVVYSGIVDRLTLSDDEIAAIVGHEMAHVLREHSREKVSQELLKSSGISIVSAVLGLGSGGDSLLQQAGDVAFSLPFSRTMESEADTIGLELMALAGYDPNAAVTLWQKMAKASGNTGSSLLSTHPSSPERIANIQSQIPKVAHLKK, translated from the coding sequence ATGAAAAAAATGCCTCACTATATCCTTCTGCTACTCATCACAGCCTTCCTCACCGCTTGCGCAAGCTCAACACAATCAGGATTAACAGGTATCAATCGCTCACAATTACAAATTGTCTCTGCCGAAGAACTTAATACTAATGCTAAAACACGCTATTTAGGGCTTATTAATAGCGCTAAAAGTGAAGGTGCAATTGATAACAACTCACGCACAGCAAAACGAGTCAATACGATTTTTAAACGACTAGTACCCCACACCACAATCTTTAGACCTGATGCACAATTATTTGAATGGGAAATCCATGTGATTAAAAGCAATGAGCTTAATGCCTTTGCAATGCCAGGGGGAAAAATGGTTGTCTATAGCGGTATTGTAGATCGCCTAACACTCTCTGATGATGAAATAGCCGCTATTGTTGGCCACGAAATGGCTCACGTTCTTCGAGAGCATAGCCGAGAAAAGGTTTCTCAAGAACTGTTAAAGTCTTCTGGTATTTCAATCGTTTCAGCAGTTCTAGGATTAGGGAGTGGTGGGGACTCACTATTACAACAAGCAGGGGATGTTGCTTTCTCCCTTCCTTTTTCTCGCACCATGGAGAGTGAAGCCGATACTATTGGCTTAGAATTAATGGCGCTTGCCGGCTATGATCCTAATGCGGCGGTTACTTTATGGCAAAAAATGGCTAAAGCCTCTGGAAATACTGGAAGCTCACTACTTTCCACTCACCCATCAAGCCCTGAAAGAATCGCTAATATACAATCTCAAATCCCCAAAGTTGCCCATCTTAAAAAATAA
- the tmk gene encoding dTMP kinase, with protein MNVIDNKGEMMADVDHPMGMFITFEGTEGAGKTTQINRVKTFLEAEGFEVVTTREPGGTALGEKIRGLLLQDDMTQMTELLLMFAARAEHLDKVIIPAISAGKWVLCDRFTESSYAYQGYARGISLEKIAVLENLIQGSLRPDCTFWFDIPIIEGMKRVQNRGEKDRFEVENLAFFEAVSEGFRSLSKERFLQFYKIDALLSVDEVSDSIYQRLRELIAQYGR; from the coding sequence GTGAACGTAATCGACAATAAAGGTGAGATGATGGCAGATGTTGATCACCCAATGGGGATGTTTATCACATTTGAAGGAACAGAAGGTGCTGGTAAGACTACGCAGATTAATCGAGTAAAAACATTTCTTGAGGCAGAAGGCTTTGAGGTGGTTACTACTCGAGAGCCTGGCGGTACAGCTTTAGGAGAAAAAATTAGAGGATTATTATTGCAAGATGATATGACTCAAATGACAGAGCTGCTCTTAATGTTTGCTGCAAGGGCTGAGCATCTTGATAAGGTTATTATCCCGGCTATTAGTGCTGGAAAATGGGTTCTTTGTGATCGTTTTACCGAGTCTAGTTATGCTTACCAAGGTTATGCGCGCGGCATTTCGTTAGAGAAAATTGCAGTATTAGAAAATCTCATTCAAGGATCTCTTCGCCCTGATTGTACATTTTGGTTTGATATTCCCATTATTGAGGGAATGAAACGTGTGCAAAATAGGGGGGAGAAAGATCGTTTTGAAGTAGAAAATCTCGCCTTTTTTGAAGCAGTCTCTGAAGGTTTTCGCTCTCTTTCTAAAGAGCGATTTCTTCAGTTTTATAAGATCGATGCGCTTCTTTCAGTAGATGAAGTTTCTGATTCGATTTATCAACGGCTAAGGGAGTTGATTGCGCAATATGGAAGATAA
- the acpP gene encoding acyl carrier protein, which produces MSDIETRVKKVIMEQLDAKEEQVVNSASFVDDLGADSLDTVELVMALEEEFDCDIPDEEAEKITTVQQAIDYVNANL; this is translated from the coding sequence ATGAGCGACATCGAAACACGAGTCAAAAAAGTAATCATGGAACAACTTGATGCTAAAGAAGAGCAAGTTGTGAACTCAGCATCATTCGTTGATGATTTAGGTGCAGATTCACTTGATACTGTTGAGTTAGTAATGGCTCTTGAAGAAGAATTTGACTGCGATATTCCAGACGAAGAAGCAGAAAAAATTACTACAGTTCAGCAGGCTATCGACTACGTTAATGCTAACTTATAA
- the fabF gene encoding beta-ketoacyl-ACP synthase II yields the protein MKRRVVVTGLGAVTPVGNTFEESWKNILAGKSGAAPITMFDASESPVTFSAPVKDFDISQYISPRDARRMNLFIQYGIAAGLDALKDSGLEINADNANRVGAMVGSGIGGLPGIEENHSTLIDRGPNKVSPFFVPGSIVNMVSGQLSILTGLKGPNIAAVTACASATHSIGLAARLIEHGDADVMLAGGAEMATTPLGVAGFAAARALSRRNDEPEKASRPWDVDRDGFLLGDGAGVIVLEDYEHAKARGAHIYCELIGFGMSSDAYHITSPSPDGEGASLCMDAAIKDAGIQASDIDYINAHGTSTPVGDLMELEAVKTTFGDAIKDVAISSTKSMTGHLLGAAGGIEAIFSILALRDQIIPPTINLDNPEPATAEYNIVGKVARPATLNVVLSNSFGFGGTNGSLIFRKLD from the coding sequence ATGAAACGTCGAGTGGTAGTTACAGGGCTTGGTGCCGTGACACCTGTAGGAAATACTTTTGAAGAGTCTTGGAAAAATATTTTAGCAGGGAAAAGTGGTGCAGCGCCAATTACAATGTTTGATGCAAGTGAATCGCCTGTGACTTTTTCAGCACCTGTAAAAGATTTTGATATTTCACAATATATTTCCCCAAGAGATGCAAGACGAATGAATCTATTCATTCAATATGGTATTGCGGCAGGGTTAGATGCGCTTAAAGATTCAGGTTTAGAGATTAATGCAGATAATGCAAATCGTGTGGGTGCGATGGTCGGATCTGGTATTGGTGGTCTCCCTGGAATTGAGGAGAATCACTCTACGTTAATTGATCGTGGCCCTAATAAGGTAAGCCCATTTTTTGTGCCAGGATCGATTGTGAATATGGTTTCAGGGCAGCTATCAATTTTAACAGGATTGAAAGGTCCTAATATTGCCGCTGTGACAGCATGTGCATCAGCGACGCATTCAATTGGGTTAGCGGCACGTTTAATCGAGCATGGTGACGCCGATGTGATGCTTGCGGGCGGTGCTGAAATGGCAACAACCCCCTTAGGTGTTGCAGGATTTGCTGCGGCAAGAGCTTTATCTCGTCGAAATGATGAGCCAGAAAAAGCATCTAGACCGTGGGATGTTGATCGTGATGGTTTCCTTTTAGGTGATGGTGCTGGGGTTATTGTTTTAGAAGATTATGAGCATGCAAAAGCACGCGGCGCACATATTTATTGCGAATTGATTGGTTTTGGGATGAGCTCTGATGCTTATCATATTACAAGTCCATCCCCCGATGGTGAGGGTGCTTCTCTTTGTATGGATGCGGCAATTAAAGATGCCGGCATTCAAGCAAGTGATATTGATTATATTAATGCCCATGGTACATCAACGCCAGTTGGTGATTTAATGGAGCTTGAGGCTGTTAAAACAACTTTTGGAGATGCCATTAAAGATGTTGCTATTAGCTCTACCAAGTCGATGACAGGCCATTTATTGGGAGCAGCTGGCGGTATTGAAGCGATTTTTTCAATATTAGCACTTCGTGATCAGATTATTCCACCAACGATTAACTTAGATAATCCTGAGCCGGCAACGGCTGAGTATAATATTGTTGGGAAGGTTGCAAGACCCGCAACGCTTAATGTTGTATTGTCTAACTCATTTGGGTTTGGTGGAACCAATGGTAGCTTAATTTTTAGAAAGTTAGATTAA
- the zapD gene encoding cell division protein ZapD, with amino-acid sequence MIYEFPLTEGIRRFLRIEMLAEQSLVYIEQDSEYSTIAAVRALLDLVSLVSKNDTKIELIKQLDQVMLIESLSEADRLEANELKGILSRQSFRAYDAIKENVFLNTLRQRFVIVGGICAFDLPVLHNWLNMPFQTRKEHFYEWMAVIENVMNAVHFVLRCIRGSMVTEECSFKHGFYYRSVKWRAGLLRINMNDYNFFPEFSGNRHQLSIRLVEQSSPWDPPKQVDTDITLQVEICGA; translated from the coding sequence ATGATTTACGAATTTCCCTTAACTGAAGGTATTAGACGATTTTTAAGGATAGAGATGCTTGCAGAGCAGTCTTTGGTCTATATCGAGCAAGATTCTGAGTATAGTACGATTGCTGCAGTAAGAGCGTTATTGGATTTAGTGTCGCTTGTTTCAAAAAATGATACAAAAATTGAGCTAATTAAGCAGCTCGATCAAGTGATGTTAATTGAATCTCTCTCAGAAGCGGATCGCTTGGAGGCAAATGAGTTAAAGGGGATCTTAAGTCGGCAATCATTTAGAGCGTATGATGCGATTAAAGAGAATGTCTTTTTAAATACTTTACGCCAGCGCTTTGTAATTGTTGGTGGTATTTGTGCATTTGATCTGCCGGTATTGCACAATTGGCTCAATATGCCATTTCAAACCCGTAAAGAGCACTTTTATGAATGGATGGCGGTAATAGAGAATGTCATGAATGCCGTTCATTTTGTTTTAAGATGTATTCGTGGATCCATGGTGACTGAAGAGTGCTCATTTAAACATGGGTTTTATTATAGATCGGTGAAATGGCGCGCAGGATTGCTTCGTATTAATATGAATGACTATAACTTTTTCCCTGAATTTAGTGGGAATCGTCATCAGCTTAGTATTCGTTTAGTGGAGCAAAGTTCGCCATGGGATCCGCCAAAACAAGTTGATACAGATATTACTTTGCAGGTAGAAATTTGCGGAGCATAG
- a CDS encoding DNA polymerase III subunit delta': MEDKVVAVNFQEVPWLQKDYHELLMRFKGQKPPHALMLYGKEGVGKVCLADALVSGILCRELKDGLPCGVCQSCRWIASGFHPDLYEIKGEAEIKVDEIRNIQQFARLTPETGKKVVVIKHADRMNLNAANSLLKVLEEPPTDLFFILESSSIEKLPITVRSRCQDYFVHAPSVEEALFFLQDLTVKKGQQINAEVLRLLLAISFDAPFKALSYLEDNYLEKRGNLLQTIHDLLSREISPAKGVAALLESEDLSFSYLFFLLTSSFEEARRSLFPNLEAIFMILLNMPEKMRLLQYEKLVEINRLRSSQTRTDWALEAWFVDFLG, translated from the coding sequence ATGGAAGATAAAGTTGTTGCAGTGAATTTTCAAGAGGTTCCGTGGTTACAAAAAGATTACCATGAGCTTTTAATGCGCTTTAAGGGGCAAAAACCGCCTCATGCCTTAATGCTTTATGGTAAAGAAGGGGTAGGGAAAGTCTGCTTAGCAGATGCGCTTGTTAGCGGTATTTTGTGCCGAGAATTAAAAGATGGTTTACCTTGTGGTGTTTGCCAAAGCTGCCGCTGGATTGCTTCTGGATTTCATCCTGATCTTTATGAGATTAAAGGTGAGGCGGAAATTAAAGTGGATGAGATTAGAAATATCCAGCAATTTGCGCGCTTAACACCAGAAACAGGCAAGAAGGTCGTTGTAATTAAACATGCTGATCGCATGAACCTTAATGCGGCAAATAGCTTGTTAAAAGTATTAGAAGAACCGCCTACGGATCTTTTTTTTATTTTAGAAAGCAGTAGTATTGAAAAACTTCCAATTACAGTGAGAAGTCGTTGTCAGGATTATTTTGTCCATGCTCCTAGCGTAGAGGAAGCGCTGTTTTTTTTGCAAGATTTGACGGTAAAAAAGGGGCAGCAGATTAATGCTGAGGTTTTACGATTGCTATTAGCCATCTCTTTTGATGCGCCTTTTAAGGCATTGTCCTACTTAGAGGATAATTATTTAGAAAAGCGGGGAAACTTGCTTCAAACTATTCACGATCTATTATCTCGAGAGATTTCGCCTGCTAAAGGCGTAGCGGCATTATTAGAATCTGAGGATTTAAGTTTTAGTTATCTATTTTTCTTGTTAACAAGTTCATTTGAAGAAGCGCGGCGATCGCTCTTTCCAAATTTGGAGGCTATTTTTATGATCTTGCTAAATATGCCAGAAAAAATGCGCTTATTACAGTATGAAAAGCTTGTAGAAATTAATCGATTAAGATCATCACAAACTCGTACAGATTGGGCGCTTGAAGCATGGTTTGTCGATTTTTTAGGGTAG
- the fabG gene encoding 3-oxoacyl-ACP reductase FabG, protein MSLQGKIALVTGATRGIGKAIAESLVKDGAYVFGTATSENGAAAISEYLGDQGQGLVLNVTDAASIESVLETITKEKGAPNILVNNAGITKDQLLMRMKDDEWNDVILTNLTSVYSLSKAVLRPMMKARSGRIINISSVVGITGNAGQTNYAAAKAGVIGFTKSMAKEVGSRGITVNCVAPGFIDTDMTKDLPEAVKEALLTNIPLARLGEPQEIAAAVAFLASENAGYITGETINVNGGMLMD, encoded by the coding sequence ATGAGTTTACAAGGAAAAATTGCGTTAGTTACAGGGGCAACTCGTGGGATTGGTAAAGCGATTGCTGAAAGCTTAGTAAAAGATGGCGCTTATGTTTTTGGGACAGCAACATCGGAAAATGGGGCGGCGGCAATTTCTGAGTATCTAGGCGATCAAGGTCAAGGTTTAGTCTTAAATGTGACGGATGCGGCAAGTATCGAGTCTGTATTAGAAACTATCACGAAAGAGAAAGGTGCACCAAATATCCTTGTGAATAATGCCGGAATTACAAAAGATCAGCTCTTAATGCGTATGAAAGATGATGAGTGGAATGATGTAATTTTAACCAATTTAACGAGTGTTTACTCACTATCAAAAGCCGTTTTACGTCCTATGATGAAGGCAAGATCTGGTCGTATTATCAATATTAGCTCGGTTGTGGGGATTACAGGTAATGCTGGTCAAACGAACTATGCTGCGGCAAAAGCAGGTGTTATTGGATTTACTAAATCAATGGCAAAAGAGGTGGGATCTCGCGGTATTACTGTTAACTGCGTGGCTCCTGGCTTTATTGATACAGATATGACTAAAGATTTACCAGAGGCGGTAAAAGAGGCGCTTTTAACAAATATTCCATTAGCAAGATTAGGTGAGCCACAAGAGATTGCAGCGGCTGTGGCGTTTTTAGCGTCAGAAAACGCAGGTTATATCACCGGTGAAACGATCAATGTTAATGGTGGTATGTTAATGGACTAA
- a CDS encoding pilin produces the protein MLQTYLRDPLLVNQRKFFNRYQHYRQQEAGFTLMELLIVLALVAVISMIAVPIYRSYVQSAKITEGVTLASGIQLDVELFYTLNNRWPSSDNSHGELNLGEPESYAGNSVESIAVNGNQITVTYKASEVVGESGDGVVQLRLTADISDNGSVIRWRCVGENMPESDLPASCQLADS, from the coding sequence ATGCTTCAAACCTATTTAAGAGATCCGTTATTGGTGAATCAGAGGAAGTTTTTTAATCGCTATCAACATTATCGCCAGCAAGAAGCGGGATTTACTTTGATGGAGTTATTAATTGTGCTGGCATTAGTGGCGGTGATTAGTATGATCGCGGTTCCTATTTATCGTAGTTATGTTCAGAGTGCTAAAATAACAGAAGGCGTAACGCTAGCAAGTGGTATTCAACTAGACGTAGAGCTGTTTTACACATTAAATAATCGCTGGCCTAGTAGCGATAATTCTCATGGAGAACTTAATCTTGGGGAGCCTGAGAGTTATGCTGGAAATAGTGTGGAATCTATAGCTGTTAATGGTAATCAAATTACCGTTACCTATAAAGCTTCAGAAGTGGTGGGAGAAAGTGGAGATGGAGTGGTGCAATTACGATTAACAGCAGATATTAGTGATAATGGAAGTGTTATTCGCTGGCGCTGTGTGGGGGAAAATATGCCAGAATCTGATCTGCCGGCAAGTTGTCAATTAGCAGATTCTTAA